A window from Chroicocephalus ridibundus chromosome 19, bChrRid1.1, whole genome shotgun sequence encodes these proteins:
- the ATP5IF1 gene encoding ATPase inhibitor, mitochondrial, whose protein sequence is MAAVVAVARGGLRGALLAQQQRWSSGSGADQLGELGKGAGKGGGGGGAIREAGGAFGKKQAAEEERYFREKEREQLSALRKHHEEEIDHHKKEIERLQKEIERHKHKIKKLKDDD, encoded by the exons ATGGCGGCGGTGGTGGCCGTGGCGCGGGGCGGCCTGCGTGGGGCCCTGCTGGCgcagcagcagcgctggagcTCGGGGTCGGGCGCCGACCAG ctgggcGAGCTGGGCAAAGGAGCCGGgaagggcggcggcggcggcggcgctatCCGGGAGGCCGGGGGCGCCTTCGGGAAGAAGCAGGCGGCCGAGGAGGAGCGGTACTTCAG ggagaaagagagggagcaGCTCTCTGCCTTACGGAAACACCATGAGGAGGAGATCGATCACCACAAGAAAGAGATAGAGCGTCTGCAGAAAGAAATTGAGCGCCATAAGCATAAGATCAAGAAACTTAAAGATGATGACTAA
- the DNAJC8 gene encoding dnaJ homolog subfamily C member 8 has product MSAAMAAAGEPGAGGAAEEAFLTFYNEVKQIEKRDSVLTSKNQIDRLTRPGSSYFNLNPFEVLQMDPEATDEEIKKRFRQLSILVHPDKNQDDADRAQKAFEAVDKAYKLLLDQEQKKRALDVIQAGKEYVEHTVKEKKKQLKKDGKPPTVEEDDPEVFKQAVYKQTMKLFAELEIKRKEREAKEMHERKRQREEEIEAQEKAKREREWQKNFEESRDGRVDSWRNFQANTKGKKEKKNRTFLRPPKVKMEQRE; this is encoded by the exons ATGtcggcggcgatggcggcggcgggggagcccggggcggggggcgccgccgAGGAGGCGTTCCTCACCTTCTACAATGAG GTAAAGCAAATTGAGAAACGAGACTCTGTTTTAACATCAAAAAACCAAATTGACAGGCTGACCCGACCTGGATCTTCCTATTTCAACTTGAACCCTTTTGAG GTACTGCAGATGGATCCTGAAGCCACAGATGAAGAGATAAAGAAAAGATTCCGGCAG TTGTCGATATTGGTGCATCCAGACAAAAATCAAGATGATGCAGACAGAGCCCAGAAGGCATTTGAAG CCGTAGATAAAGCATACAAGTTGCTGCTAGATCAGGAGCAAAAGAAGAGGGCCTTGGATGTGATCCAGGCAGGAAAAGAATATGTGGAACACACT gtaaaagaaaaaaagaagcagttgaAGAAGGATGGAAAACCTCCCACTGTAGAAGAGGATGATCCTGAAGTT TTCAAGCAAGCTGTATACAAACAGACGATGAAGCTCTTTGCTGAACTGGAAattaagaggaaagaaagagaagcgAAAGAAATGCATGAAAG GAAGCgacagagggaagaggaaatTGAGGCACAAGAGAAAGCTAAACGAGAGCGAGAATGGCAGAAGAACTTTGAG GAAAGTCGGGATGGTCGAGTGGACAGCTGGAGAAATTTCCAGGCAAAtacaaaggggaagaaagaaaagaaaaacaggacctTCCTGCGACCTCCCAAAGTAAAAATGGAGCAGCGGGAATGA